The Acidobacteriota bacterium genome contains the following window.
ACGGCTTTCGGCGTTGCGTGCCCTGCGCCCGTCAATGCGAGGGAACCTTGTAGCTCCACCTCTATCCGCTCGGTCCGGGCGAGCACGCCTGACTGCTCAAGCTCGGCCAGGAACCGGCCAGCAATCCGGATCGGGCCTACCGTGTGCGAACTCGACGGTCCAATGCCAATGCGAAACAGGTCGAGTACGGACAGCATCTGGCGTTCCTTTTTTTGTTTTGTCTTGTTCGTCAGGCTGCCGCGCCGGGCAAGTCCGTCACGTCGTGAGAGTATATCCAGTCATATTGCCCATGCGCGATGGAGGGAAGGAACTGTCCCGCCAGCCAGATCGGTCCATAGGTCGCCAGCTGCGAAATCGGGTCTCCCCGATGGAAGAGGTTGGCGTTGCGCCGGGCACCTTCCTGCACCCGGCTGGTGCGCGGCTTGCGGATGTTTTCGTAGAGGGCGAGCGACTGACCGAGGTCATCACCGCGGCTGCAAAGCCGCGCCAGCACATAAGCGTCCTCAATCGCCATCACCGCCCCCTGCGCGAGGAAGGGCAGCATCGGATGGCAGGCATCGCCCAGCAGCACAACGCGGCCGTCCGACCACCGCTCAAGCGGCATCCGGTCATAAAGCGCCCAGCGGTTCAGGGTCTCGGCCTTCTCAAGTATGCCGCGGATCACCGGCGACCATTTCCTGAAATCCTTCAGCGCCTGCTCGCGCGCGCCCGTCGCAGTCCAGGATTCCAGATGGCGTTCCTTGCATTCGACCACCGCCACTAGATTGGCGAGGCTGCCGCGCCGCAGCCGGTAGGTCACCGCATGCCGCCGCGATCCCACCCAAACACACGCCGACTCGGGCGGCGCGTCCTTGCCGAGTTCTGACACCGGCACCACCGCCCGCCACGCCGCATGGCCGGTGTAGCGCGGTGCATCCGGGCCTGCGACCTGCGTGCGTATGGCGGAGTGGATGCCGTCTGCTCCCACCAGCAAGTCGCCCGTCACCATCTCGCCCGACGCCAGGTGCGCCGTCACGCTCGCCTCGTCCTGAGAATAGGAAACCACTTCGGAGCCGAGCCGGACGGCATCCGCCTGCCGGTCCGCCAGCGCGCTGCCGAGCGCGTCGACCAGATCGGCCCGGTGAATGTGCAGGTACTCGCCGCCCCAGCGCGCATGCGACGCTGCTCGCAGCGGGATTGTCAGGATACGGCCGCCGCCCTTGCCGAACCGCAACTCCTGCGCACGTGGCCGGAAAGCGTCCTTCTCGACCCGCGCGGTGACTCCCAGCGCTTCAAACACGCGCATGCCGTTCGGGCTGACCTGCAGGCCTGCGCCGACTTCCTCAAGCCGCGACGCCTGCTCCAGCACGGTGACCGTGTGGCCGAATTTCTGGAACGCGAGCGCTGCTGTCAGCCCGCCAATTCCTCCGCCTGCTATCAGGACATGCATGGTGCCTGGCCTGTTCTGCGAGCGGGGCGGTTA
Protein-coding sequences here:
- a CDS encoding FAD-dependent monooxygenase gives rise to the protein MHVLIAGGGIGGLTAALAFQKFGHTVTVLEQASRLEEVGAGLQVSPNGMRVFEALGVTARVEKDAFRPRAQELRFGKGGGRILTIPLRAASHARWGGEYLHIHRADLVDALGSALADRQADAVRLGSEVVSYSQDEASVTAHLASGEMVTGDLLVGADGIHSAIRTQVAGPDAPRYTGHAAWRAVVPVSELGKDAPPESACVWVGSRRHAVTYRLRRGSLANLVAVVECKERHLESWTATGAREQALKDFRKWSPVIRGILEKAETLNRWALYDRMPLERWSDGRVVLLGDACHPMLPFLAQGAVMAIEDAYVLARLCSRGDDLGQSLALYENIRKPRTSRVQEGARRNANLFHRGDPISQLATYGPIWLAGQFLPSIAHGQYDWIYSHDVTDLPGAAA